From one Luteipulveratus mongoliensis genomic stretch:
- a CDS encoding maleylpyruvate isomerase family mycothiol-dependent enzyme: MATHPPPPEQLSELVEAYAQTAQAVLDLAATCSEEDFAQPSSCPGWTVKDHVSHVSGLESALDGQVDPDVEVPDYPWLRHDMGRHMEQAVEVRRLWSGEEVVAELKRVIPRRLEFLHSSGLSLDSVIPGPFAPMPASVMLPIRIIDIWCHEQDLRQALDRPGNLDSPGAALFVTRVMAALPGRAVDEAGVPVGAAVILESTGPVTAREGIRVVENEDGTPAAEPLFAGGSGDGVSHVGEQVTTIRMSTEALTRRGAGRIATDDLHYTAEGDEQLAHRLLDALAITP; the protein is encoded by the coding sequence ATGGCCACGCATCCCCCTCCACCGGAGCAGCTTTCGGAGCTGGTGGAGGCATACGCACAGACCGCCCAGGCAGTGCTCGACCTCGCTGCGACGTGCTCAGAGGAGGACTTCGCGCAGCCGTCCTCATGTCCTGGCTGGACCGTCAAGGACCACGTCTCACACGTCTCCGGCCTGGAGTCCGCGCTTGACGGACAGGTCGATCCGGACGTCGAGGTGCCCGACTATCCCTGGCTCCGGCACGACATGGGTCGCCACATGGAGCAGGCCGTCGAGGTACGCCGCCTGTGGAGTGGCGAGGAGGTCGTCGCCGAGCTGAAGCGCGTCATCCCGCGGCGGCTGGAGTTCCTGCACTCCAGCGGACTGTCGCTGGACTCGGTCATCCCGGGGCCGTTCGCCCCGATGCCGGCCTCGGTCATGCTGCCGATCCGCATCATCGACATCTGGTGCCACGAGCAGGACCTCCGGCAGGCGCTCGACCGCCCCGGCAACCTTGACTCACCCGGCGCCGCGCTGTTCGTGACGCGCGTGATGGCGGCGCTGCCGGGACGCGCGGTCGACGAGGCCGGCGTACCCGTCGGAGCCGCCGTGATCCTCGAGTCGACAGGGCCGGTCACCGCACGCGAGGGCATCCGCGTGGTCGAGAACGAGGACGGTACGCCTGCGGCCGAGCCACTCTTCGCCGGCGGCTCGGGCGACGGCGTGAGTCACGTCGGCGAGCAGGTCACCACGATCCGGATGTCCACTGAGGCGCTGACGCGTCGTGGCGCCGGACGGATCGCAACGGACGACCTGCACTACACCGCCGAGGGCGACGAGCAGCTCGCTCACCGGCTGCTCGACGCCCTCGCGATCACACCATGA